The DNA segment AATCCGTTCTCGCCCCGACATAGGCTGCCGCCTGCGTCTGGTAGGTGGGAGGTTCCCCACAGACGGGGCAAGCCCCGGTCTCCCCCGGATCGGGAACCGAAGGGTCCGTGGTGGGAATTTGGGGTGCGGGATGGTTATGGCCGCAGGTGCGAACGAGCACGGTGGCTTCGGAGACAAGGTTGGCCTTGGCCGTATCCGCCACGCTTCCATGGTCGGACCAGACCGTCGTTCCCGTGACGCGCCCCTTCTGGTCCCGGGCATAAAGGCGATAGGAGTCGCTCCCGCTTCCTTCCTTGCGCTTCTCCATGGCCAATTCGCCCCAGGCGTTGTAATGGAACTCGGAGGTCTGGACGCCCCGTGTGGCGACCACCTGGGTGGGGGAAGGATGGTCGTAGTTCGTGGCCAGTTCGGTGCCCACGCGGTGGGAGACGAGCCGGCCGGAAGCATCCCAGCCGTAGTCCGAACGCACGCCGTCCGGACTGGTCTGGGAGGTGACTCGACCCAATCCGTCCCGGGTCTCCTGCATGTCCCACTGGACGCCCGCGGGCTTGATCGAGGAGAGAAAGCCGAGGGAATCGCTGTACGTATAGGAGGCTCCCACCCCGCCGGACAGGCGCATGGCCCCGGAAGGATCCTTCACGATCGCGCTTTGCAGCAACGGCTGATCGGCAGGCACGTGGGTGCTCTCCCCCACGTACGTGAATTCGGTCGCCAGCTGGGCTCCCCCCTCCGTGCCCGTCGTCACGCTCTTGGGCAGCGCGGTCCCGAAAACGAAGGTCCGCTTCACCGGGGGGGCGGAATACGACGCAGCTCCCACCACCCAGGGCGTCGAATCGACGATGGACGTGTGCTCATCCGTGATCTGGATGCCGCTCCACATGCTCGCATCGAAGGCCCCCACCAGATCCGTGGTGGTCTGGTGTCGGAGGTCGGAATAGGTCACGGGATTCTGGGCGCCCAAAGCCAGGCTGTAGAAATCCGCCGCCAGATCGGGTTTCTGAGGCGCGCGGTACCGTTCCTCCACCTTCTTCGTCCACAGGAAAGCGGAGGCGTCCCAGTTGCGGCTCTCCTGAAGGTGAAGGGTTCCCGATTCCTGGTCCCAGCTTCGGGTCCGGGTGGGATACACCTCGCTGCCGATGGAGGCGAAACTGCCCGCGGGATTCCCGAGCCTCCGGGTATCCCAGCGGTCATAGATGGTGAGGACGGGCGCCGAACTCTGGGCGGCCGAAAGCTCCATTTCGGATGCAGAGGGGGTGTCAGGATATTCGCGGGTCTGGGTGATCTTGTGGGTCAGATGGGCGAGCGTCTGCATGGAGGCTTCGCCAAGGGGTGTAGGTTCCACAAAGTAATTCACCACGGTCGACACGGGGGAGGGCATTCCTCCGGACGCAGTCACGGTAACGGCATCATAGAATTTCGTGCTCACCCATCCGTAATCGTTGGGAACGGGAACGGGCGTCACGCGGGCATGAGTGGTGCTCCTGAAAAGCCCCGTGGCACGGTCCTCTTCGCCGATGGTGGTGACGCCCCAAACATGGGCATTCCAGCGACTGAGATCGGGAACGTAACCCGCCCACGAATTGGGCGAGGAGTTGGGACGATAGGGATAGTGGTTCCAACCCAGCGAGATGAACTTGCCCGTGGAGAACTCGACGGTACTGAGAATGGGCCAGATTCCGGGGATGTTCCCGTCGAAGCGGGCCGCTTGATATTGGAATTGGACGGATTCGGAACTGGAAAGGTCGACGAGCTTGACCGGAAAACACGAGGTGGAGTACAGACCCCACTCCGGAAGATGGGAAATCATGGGCCAAGTGGCCGAGATAGGATAAAGAGCGGAGGTCGTCTCGGTCACCAGGTCCGCTGAAAAGTAGGTCAGGGAATAGGAAGGGGCCGGAGAGGCGCCTCCATAGGTGATCTGGACAGTGTGGCCCTTGGTGGCAGTGAGCCCTCCCACCGCTGGCTGAGCTGAGGAAAGCGCCACCTGACCTGTGAACTTGAAGGCCACAAAGGCTCCGGTGGGCTGTCCGGAGCGGAACCAGCGGGCCGTATAGTCCAATCCGTTGGGAACCGTATTCTGAGTGGCAATACCGATGTAACTGATGCCGTAGTCGAATTCGATGACATCCGAATATTTGTTTATGATCCGAGAAAGCACATACTGGCTGCTCCTGAGCCACTGCTTCCATTTACCGTCGGGGAGGTTTGCCACACGAGGGAGGGGAATGAAGCGGGAGGCCTCGACACCCCCCGACATGGCGTATTCGTAGGCGACGTCTCCCTGGATGACCAGGACACAGGTCGGGAAGGTCCAGAGTTTGCTCTCCATGCCGGGATCCGGAATGTTCAATTCCGGCGCCACTCCGGCTTTCCGGAGGCCGATGATCAGTTCATCGTTGGACCCCACTTGAATGAAGTCGGCGCGGGGCTGGCTGGCGATGGGGCTTGTGAAAAAGGGCAACGAAGCCACTTCCCACCCCTGGGCGCCACCCCTGCCGAACTGCGCCAGAAGGGCAGCGGGATTGCTTGCGCCGGCGGGAACGACGCCTGCTCCCAGCACGCCGCCCCTCCCGGTGGGGAGCGTGTAGGTACTCAAAGCCGACCCATTTCGGGTATCAGGGGCAAGGACCTCAAGCGTCCCCGGAGAAAAACTGCTCTGGCCCCCGGAGGCGTAGCCCGTCGTCAGCGTTTCCTGCTGAATTTGGAGCATCGCCTGCACTTCCGAAAACCCTGATGGCCCCATCAGCAGATAGGGGGGTTCTCCCAACAGGGCGTTCGGATCGATGAATTCGGTTCGACTCCACCCCAACGCGGAAGAACGGATGTACACGGCGGGAGCGAACTGCGCGCCCCTGGCGCCGATGCCCGGTCCCAGCGGAAGCCGCATGTTCACCGCGCCGGTGGCATCCTCCACTTCAAGCGCCCCATGGATGGTGCGAGGGCCAATGGAAGGGTCGTATTTCACCTGCTCAAAGTGCGTCTGGTAGGTCTGACCGGCCAGAAAGACGGACGACAAGCTCAGGAGAGCTCGGAGCAGAAAGAGTCTCGACATAAAAATCCCAGAGGAAAGATCCATTCTTCAGGATGGGCTCTCGGCGATTCAACAGTCGTTTTTGGAACCATCTCTGGAACGAGTCTTTGTGCCACCGGGACGGCATGACCCGCATCCCATGGAAACGCTTTGAAATCAAAATTCGATAAAGAATATTTCGATCTAGTACAAAAATCGCTCTTCACATTCCCAAAGAAAAACACAAGAGGGAGCTCAAGCGGAGATTTGACAATCTGCTGCGATTCACCCCCATGACTGGCGAACCCCAGCTACGGTGCGGAAGCCCTCCGCTAGCTCGTTCCCAAGGCCCCATCCATCGCCAGGCAGGCCTTCCAGCGGGCGAAGCGGGCGGGATCGGCGAGGAGGTGGGGGTGGAGGCCCCAACGGCCGTCGGCGAAGATGCCGGCGGAGCGGCCGCCGCCGTGGCGGGCGTCGGCGAGGTGCAGGGCCTGGGACAGGGGGAAGCCCTCGGCGGTGGCGGGCGGGGCGTGGTGCTCGCGCACGGGGCGGCAGAAGGCGGGGGGCAGGCCCCACAGCCGGAGGAGGTGGGCGCCCACCTGGGTGTGGTCCACGCCGTAGGTCTCCTGCTCCAGGACGGCCAGGGGCATGCGGCTGGACTGGGCCCGCTCCAGCAGGCTGCGGTAGCCGTTCGACGGATCCAGGGCCAGGACCACGAGCCCGATGTCGTGCAGCAGGCCCACGGAGAAGGCCAGGTCCGCCAGGCGGGTCTCGCCTTCCAGGGCCGCGAGCTGGCGCGTTCCCGCGGCCACCTCGAAGGAGTGCAGCCACAGCTTCTCCAGGTCCAGGCCCTGGGGCTTCGCCTCGCTGCCCGACACGAGGCCGCGGAAGAGAACCAGCGCGCGGAGCGAATCCATGCCCAGGAGGGCCACCGCCTGCCCCAGCTCGGAGACGGGCCGGTTGGACGCGCTGTGGACGGAATTGGCCGACCGCAGCACCTGGGCGGCCACGGCCACATCCTTCCGGATCAGGCGCGCGACCTCGCCCATCCCCGCGTCCTCCCGCTCCAGGAGCGCCACCAGTTCGGTGTAGAGGGTCGGCAGGCTGGGGATCTTGCTGAGCCCGCTCACGAAGGCGCCGATGGCACCTTGGCGCTCGGAATCGTCCTCGGCGTCGAGGCTCTCGACCACCTTCACCAGGAACTCGGCGTCCAGGGGCTTGATGAACAGGCGGTGGAGGTCGCCCTCGGCCTTCTCGATCCATTCGGCCATGGGATGGTCCGCCAGGGCGATTCGCACGGCCGCGGGCTGCATCTCGCGCACCCGGTGGATGAGGTCGGCGCCATCCATGTCCGGCAGGCCCAGGCCCGTGATCACCAGGTCCACCGGATCCCGCGCCAGGATCTTCAGCGCGTCGTCGCCGGTGGCCGCCAGCAGCACTTCCCAGCTCCGGTGCGCCTGCCAGAAGGCCCGCCGCGTCTCCTGGAGCAGGATCTCGCTGTCATCCACCATCAAAATCCGCATTCGCACTCCCCGGGGTCGGTCCTCCCTCATCGGCCGGGCCCGGCCGAAATAGAAGCTACGCCGGAAAATGGGGATTCGCGGGAGAATCGAACCTCCGCTCCGGGAGCCGCCATGTCCACCGCCCAGCCCTTGATTCTCGGCCACCGCGGCCTGTCGTCGCAGCACCTGGAGAACAGCCTGGAGGCCTTCCGGGCCGCCCTGGCGGCGGGCATGGACGGGTTCGAGCTGGACGTCCAGCCCACCCGCGACGGGGTGTGCGCCGTCCTCCACGACGGGGACCTGTGCCGCACGGCCCAGGGGTCGGGCTTCCTCCGCCAGATGACCGCCGCCGAACTGCCCCTTCTGCGGAACGGCGAGCCCGTGCCCCGCCTCGCGGACGTGGTGGACCTGCCGGCGAAGCTCATCAACGTGGAACTGAAGGGCGAACCCGGCTGGCAGCAGGCCCTGGCCGCCGTGGAGGCCGCCGACGCCCTGGACCGGGTGCTGTTCAGCAGCTTCGAACACAGCGAGGTGCTCCAGCTGTGGGCCGCCTGCCCCGCCGCCCGCTGCGGCTTCCTGTGGGAGACGGACGAGGCCCTGGATCTGACCGCGGAGGAACTGGCCGACCTGCCGGAAGCCCTGTGGCTCCATCCCCCCCTCCAGGCCGTGAAAGCCGCGCCGGCCCTGTGGGAGCCCTACGCCACACGCCTCGCGCTGTGGGGCATGAAGACCCCCGCGGAAGCGGCGGACCTCCCCTTCGCTCCGGCGGTGCTGATCGCGGACGGAATCTAGCGGAGCTTCTTCCGCAGGCCCCCCAGCCCCCACGCGGCGGCGGCCCACAGCGCGGAAGCGCCCATCGCCGCGGCGCCCAGGGGAAGGGCCATCAGCCGCAGGGCCGCGGGTGCCCACACGCCCAGCAGGTCGCCGCCCCGGTAGACGAAGGTGTCGATGAACGGCTTCGACTTGTAGCGCTCCTCGGGGCCCAGCGGAATGTAGAGGATCTCGCGGGCGGGGCGGTCCACGGCGTAATGCAGGCCGCGGCGCAGCACCTGGAACAGGGCCATCACGCCGAAGACGGGCCACGCCCACAGGGCGCCGAAGCCAGCGAGGGTGAGGACCGGCAGGATGGACAGGATCACCGGGATGCCCAGCGCGGTGATCAGGCGGCCCGTGAGGAAGATCTGCGTCACCAGGGTCAGGGCGTTCACCCAGAAGTCGATCCGGGCGAAAGCCGCGGTCCGCGCGGCGGTGCCCGCGAACGTGCGCTCCACGATGGCGCCCTGCTCCAGGTAGAGGAAGGTGCTGGTGATGGTGAACAGCAGCATGTAGGCGCAGATGAGCTGGAGGTAGCGCGACGTGGCGATCAGGCGCAGCCCCTCCAGCAGGCCCGGACCGGGCTCCCGCTCGCCGTGGGCGGAGTCCCCCAGGCGGAAGATTCCCGCCAGGCGGTTCACGCACTGCACCGCCAGCTCCAGCGAGACGGCCGACAGCAGCAGCAGGGACAGGGGATCCACCTTCAGCCGGAACGCGCCGAACGCCATCCCCTTGGTCAGCGCCCCGGTGAGGGCCGCACCCGCCAGCGCGCCCAGCGTCCCGCCCGTGGCGATGAACCCGAACAGCCGCCGGCCCTGGATCTCGGACCACACGTCCGACATCAGCCCCCAGAACACGGACACCACGAACAGGTTGAGCACGCTGAGCCAGATGTAGAACGCGTAGCCCAGCGCGGCGCCGCCGTGGCCCGGAAGCAGGCGGAAGGCCAGGAAGAAGCCCAGCATGTGCAGGGCGAAGAAGCGGTAGACGCGCGGGATGAAGCGGCGCCGCGGCAGCCGCGACACCAGCGCCGCGAAGGCCGGGTTCGCCAGGGCCATGGCGAGCAACGTGCCCGTCATCAGCCACGGCAGCTTGTCCGCGCCGCGGGCGATGCCCATGGCCTCGCGCACGGGCCGCAGCAGGTAGAGCCCGAACAGCAGGAGAAAGAAGTACAGGGCCGACCACAGCAGCGCCGGAGCCTCGCCTTCCTCCACGAGAACGAGACGGCCGAGCAGGCGGCGAAGCAGGCGGATGGGCGTCATGGGGCGTCCCGAAAGATGTTGCGTGTGCGAACGGAAGGAGTATATATCGATTCACGAGGTATCAACCCCCATCCATCCGCCGGAGGTTCTCATGACCGTCTCCCGCCGCGAGTTCATCCAGTGGTCCGCCGGGGCCGCCGCCCTGGCCGCCACCGGCCTCGACCTGTCTGCCGCGCCCGCCAAGGCCGCCGGCAAGCCCAAGCGGATCCTCATCCTCGGCGGCACGGGCTTCCTCGGCCCCGCCACCATCGAGATCGCCCAGGCCCGGGGCCACCAGGTGGCGATGTTCAACCGCGGAAAGACGCGCCCCGACCTGTTCCCCGGCGTGGAGAAGCTGCACGGCGACCGCGATCCCAAGAAGGACGAGGGGCTGAAGGCGTTGGAGACGGGCACCTGGGACGCGGTCATCGACAACAGCGGCTATTACCCGCGCCTGGTCGGGGCCTCCGCCGCCCTGCTGGCGCCCCGGATCAAGCAGTACCTCTACATCTCCAGCATCAGCGCCTACAAGGAGCCCAGCCCCGAGGGCGGAACCGAGGACGCGCCGCTCGCCACCATGGCCGATCCCACGGTGGAGACCATGGGCAAGACCTACGAGAACTACGGGGCCCTGAAGGCCCTGTGCGAGCAGGCCGCGCAGAAGGCCATGCCGGGCCGCGCCACCATCATCCGCCCCGGGTTCATCGTCGGCCCCGACGATCCCACGGGCCGCTTCACCTACTGGCCCGTGCGCTTCGACAAGGGCGGCGAGATCGCCGTGCCCGGCGCCCCGGCGGATCCGCTCCAGATCATCGACGTGCGCGACCTCGCCGCGTGGCTCGTGCACCTCGTCGAGCAGGGCACCATGGGCGTGTTCAATGCCTGCGGGCCCGAGAAGCGCCTGGCCTGGGGCACGGTGGTGGACGCCTGCGGGAAAGCGGGCGCCGCCAACGCCAAGCCCGTCTGGATCCCCGCCGACTTCCTCGCGAAGCGGGAGGACGTCGAGTTCCCCATCTGGGCGCCCTACCTGGGCGAGACCAAGGGCTTCCACACCTGGCGCAACGACCGCGCCGTGAAGGCCGGCCTCCGCTTCCGCCCCGCGGCGGAGACCGTGAAGGACACCCTCGCCTGGTTCAAGACCCAGGAGAAGGCCGAGAAGGGCCGCACCAAGCTCGCCGGCCCCTCGCCGGAAGCCGAAGCCAAACTCATCGCCGCCTGGCGCGAGGCGTCGAAGCCCAAGGGCTGAGAAAGAGCAAAGATCACCACCAAGACACGAAGGCACCAAGAACGGCGCGGGAATCGTCCCCTGCTTTTCTTGGTGCCCTTGGTGTCTTGGTGGTGAAGAATTTTTTTCAGTTCCGTTTCTCGAACCGCCGCCGCAGGTTCAGGTAGCGGACCTTCACGTCGGGCAGGAGGGCGCGGTCGGCGCTACGGCCGACGTAGACGCCGAACATGGGCTGGCCTTCGCGGGTGTAGAACTGCACGCTGTGGCTCTCCTTCCCGAAGTGGGGCTTGGAGACGAACCAGATCGCGCCCAGGCGCTCGATCAGCAGGTGTCCGCCCAGGGGGTTGCCGGGCTCGTGGAGGTTGAACATCCCGTGGCCCTTCTGCCCGCGCGGGAGGGGGCCCGCCACTTCCACCACCGCGCCGGGCGTCACCGCCAGGAAGGTGGCCTTCTGCCAGCCGCGGAGATCCTCCCAGATCTCCTCGAAGGCCTCGACGGGCGCGGGCGTGGCCATCCCCGCGGGAAGGAGCGGGAGCACGTCCCCTTCGGGAAGGCCCAGCTGGGCGGCGAGGGCAGAGAGCATCACGCCTGGCTGCTGGTCGAGCGTGGCCTGGATCTGTTCGGTGAGCGCGGCGGCTTCGAGGGTGGTCATGGGACCTCGGGAAGAAGAAGGGTGAAGGAGGGCGCCCAGATCCGCCCGGCACGTGCACACGCGCTCGAGCAGCTCCAGGTCGTGGCTGATGAGGAGGACGCACGCGCCCTCGCGGGCGGCGGCCTCCAGGTGGTCGGCGATCATGCCCATGTCCCCGCCGTCGAGCCCGCTGGTGGGCTCGTCGAGGATGAGCAGCTCCGGCCGGCGCAGCAGGGACATGGCGAGGACCAGGCGCTGCTTCTCCCCCCCGGACAGGGACTGGGGATGGCGATGAGCGAGGGCGGCCAATCGAAAGTCGGTCAGGAGGCCCTCCACCCGATCGCGGCACGCCTCATCCGCAGGATCCGCGCAGGCCAGGAGTTCCTCCCGCACGGTGCGCATGTGGAGCTGGTGGTCGGTGTTCTGGAGAACGAGGCCCACGCGCCCGGTCAGGTTCCGGACCTCAGCTCCGCCGATCCGCAGCGTGCCGCGCTTCAGGGGCAACAGCCCGCCCAGGAGCCGCGCGAGGGTGGTCTTCCCCGCCCCGTTGGGCCCGACAAGGCCCACCACCTGGCCCTTGGGCAGATCCAGGGACAGGCCGTCGAACAGCGGCGGGTGGCCGGGATAGCCGAAGGCGAGGTCCCGCAGCTCCAGCCAGGCCGGAAGGACCGAGGCGTCCGGCAGGCGGTTCCGGAGGTCCTCCACCCGGGCCTTGCGCAGCCCGCGGCCGGCGCGGAGGGCCTCCTCGTCCAGGCACTCGAAGGGAACGTCCAGAATCAGGCGCCCGTCCGCCATCACCAGGACGCGGTCCACCAGGTCCCGCAGCCAATAGAGGCGGTGGTCCACAATGAACAGGGTGAGGCCCGCGGCCTTGAGGTCCGCCAGGAGCCCGGCCAGGTCGCGCGTGGCCTCGGGATCGAGGTTGGCGCTGGGCTCGTCCAGGAGCAGGACGGCGGGCTCCAGGGACAGCAGGCCTGCGAGCGCCACCCGCTGCTTCTGCCCCTCGGACAGTTCGTGGACGCTGCGCTCCAGCAGGTGCTGGATGCCCAGGCGCCGGGCGGCCTCCACGATGCGGCGGCGCACCAGGCCCGGTTCCGCGCCCCGCCACTCGTGGGCGAAGGCCAGTTCGTCGGCCACGTTGAGCGCGAGGAACTGGTGCTCGGGGTCCTGGAACAGGGTGCCCACCTGGCGGGCCAGATCGCCCACGGAAATGGTCTGCGTATCGCGCCCGACGGCCGCCACGCGGCCCTCCAGCCGTCCCCGGTAGTGGTGGGGCGCCAGGCCGTTCAGCAGGCGGATCAGGGTGGACTTCCCGCAGCCCGACGGCCCGGTGCAAAGTACCGCCTCCCCCGGGCGGATCCCAAAATCGAGCTCCTTCAGGGCGGGGCCGGCGGCGAAGGGATAGGCGTAGCCCACGCCTTCGACGTGGAGGATGGGGGCCGCGGCCAGGGTCGCTGCGTCACGCATGGTCAGTGCCTCACGACGGGCTGGTGGGGCGTGCGCGCATTCACCACGAAGGTGGCGGCCAGCAGGCCCAGGGAGAGGCCGAGGGCGGCGACGTCCAGCCGCCGGAAGCGCCCCTGGCGGTAGGGCGACAGGACGCTGCGCGCGTGGACGCCCTTCAGCTCCGCGGCGACGCCCAACTCGTCCGCCGTCCGCAGCGCCCGGAAGAGCATCGGGACGAAGAACACGCGCACGCTCCGCCACGGCCGCCGGAGGAGCGCGGCGGGGTTCAGCGGCAGGCCGCGGATCCGGGCCGCTTCCGCCACCTGGCGGAGGTCCTCCACCAGCGAGGGGATGAACCGCACCATGATCGCGGCGGGGATGTAGATCCAGTACGGCAGCCGCAGCGACTTGAGGGCCGTGAGTATGCCCTGGATCCGCGAGGTCAGCGCCAGGGCCAGCAGGGCGTGGAGCAGGATCAGGATCCGCAGGAAGGGGACGCCGAGGCTGGCCCCGTCGCTCCGGCCCAGCTGCGGACTCACCTTGCGCAGGAGCATCGTGAAGCCCAGCGCCAGCAGCCACACAGCAAGCACCCCCGCGTGGGCCACGAGGATGATCCGCCAGCGGCGCGTCAGCGCCAGGTAGGTGCCGGTGGCCGCCGCCAGCAGCCCGAGCGCGGCGGGGCTGCCGAGGGCGATGACGGCCACGGAGCAGGCGAGGCTGAGCAGCATCTTGGTCCGCACGTCCAGGCGGTGCAGGGGCGTGAGCGGCCCGTCGCTAGACGTGAACGATGCCCGCATGGCGCAGCTCCTTCAGAAAGCCCAGCCCCGCCACCAGCCCCAGGAGGGAGCCGAGGTAGCCGATGGCGATGATCGCGGCGCTCATCACCAGGACCTGCGGCTGCTCCCTCACCACGGCCCAGGACACGGCCAGGGAGAGCGATTTCGACACCAGGTCGTAGAGCGCGACGCCGAGCAGGATGACCCAGGTGGAGCCCAGGCGGCGGAGGGCCAGCATCGCCAGTTCCGCCACCGCGCCCGCGACGAGGGAGGCGGGAATCAGCATCAGGCCGGCGCCCAGCAGCATCACGGACAGGAGCGCGCTGACCACCAGGAACACCATCAGGGCGCCCGGCTTGCGGACCTTGCACAGCAGGATGAACAGGAGGCTGGTGAACACGAGGTTCTTGAGGATCAGGGTGAGGGGGTTCATCCCTCCGCCCAGGAGGGCCAC comes from the Geothrix sp. 21YS21S-4 genome and includes:
- a CDS encoding NTP/NDP exchange transporter encodes the protein MTPIRLLRRLLGRLVLVEEGEAPALLWSALYFFLLLFGLYLLRPVREAMGIARGADKLPWLMTGTLLAMALANPAFAALVSRLPRRRFIPRVYRFFALHMLGFFLAFRLLPGHGGAALGYAFYIWLSVLNLFVVSVFWGLMSDVWSEIQGRRLFGFIATGGTLGALAGAALTGALTKGMAFGAFRLKVDPLSLLLLSAVSLELAVQCVNRLAGIFRLGDSAHGEREPGPGLLEGLRLIATSRYLQLICAYMLLFTITSTFLYLEQGAIVERTFAGTAARTAAFARIDFWVNALTLVTQIFLTGRLITALGIPVILSILPVLTLAGFGALWAWPVFGVMALFQVLRRGLHYAVDRPAREILYIPLGPEERYKSKPFIDTFVYRGGDLLGVWAPAALRLMALPLGAAAMGASALWAAAAWGLGGLRKKLR
- a CDS encoding RHS repeat domain-containing protein encodes the protein MSSVFLAGQTYQTHFEQVKYDPSIGPRTIHGALEVEDATGAVNMRLPLGPGIGARGAQFAPAVYIRSSALGWSRTEFIDPNALLGEPPYLLMGPSGFSEVQAMLQIQQETLTTGYASGGQSSFSPGTLEVLAPDTRNGSALSTYTLPTGRGGVLGAGVVPAGASNPAALLAQFGRGGAQGWEVASLPFFTSPIASQPRADFIQVGSNDELIIGLRKAGVAPELNIPDPGMESKLWTFPTCVLVIQGDVAYEYAMSGGVEASRFIPLPRVANLPDGKWKQWLRSSQYVLSRIINKYSDVIEFDYGISYIGIATQNTVPNGLDYTARWFRSGQPTGAFVAFKFTGQVALSSAQPAVGGLTATKGHTVQITYGGASPAPSYSLTYFSADLVTETTSALYPISATWPMISHLPEWGLYSTSCFPVKLVDLSSSESVQFQYQAARFDGNIPGIWPILSTVEFSTGKFISLGWNHYPYRPNSSPNSWAGYVPDLSRWNAHVWGVTTIGEEDRATGLFRSTTHARVTPVPVPNDYGWVSTKFYDAVTVTASGGMPSPVSTVVNYFVEPTPLGEASMQTLAHLTHKITQTREYPDTPSASEMELSAAQSSAPVLTIYDRWDTRRLGNPAGSFASIGSEVYPTRTRSWDQESGTLHLQESRNWDASAFLWTKKVEERYRAPQKPDLAADFYSLALGAQNPVTYSDLRHQTTTDLVGAFDASMWSGIQITDEHTSIVDSTPWVVGAASYSAPPVKRTFVFGTALPKSVTTGTEGGAQLATEFTYVGESTHVPADQPLLQSAIVKDPSGAMRLSGGVGASYTYSDSLGFLSSIKPAGVQWDMQETRDGLGRVTSQTSPDGVRSDYGWDASGRLVSHRVGTELATNYDHPSPTQVVATRGVQTSEFHYNAWGELAMEKRKEGSGSDSYRLYARDQKGRVTGTTVWSDHGSVADTAKANLVSEATVLVRTCGHNHPAPQIPTTDPSVPDPGETGACPVCGEPPTYQTQAAAYVGARTDYDWRGRVVRTVDPNGVTTTRQYGGWSQGLQVLQTLKSAEVGTAQTDLQTTYRYDAVGRLVQVVDPKGQLTTYGYDAAGRIAQVQSYSESQTIEQGARGWSYDALGRLTQLDQPESGSTRYEDFDVSGKPWKTTYGFESGDPKQVSAQYDSVGNLRALTSSAGAVSLAYTYDHGPNDGTPSRGKLTFASAGGGTRELEYAGVNGRLSLLKVTVPDLPVFSQRLGYDPDYGFLASRTYGDGNTQTFQYDRAKGLPNGTSFPGLGATTLAYDSIHWGLRGLSVVGGPSTFLGYGLDQTRLASLQHFASAGAVASWSYAYDGAGRLKSDGTDFYRSDELGRLQSAFVKDHPTGPSPALGLMQTYGYDAYGNRTSLHSWKVQNWSPGSEPPASPQLLPLPDQRALSYDLNASEKAALGATNRIPASLGGVSTGVGVSGYDAQGNLLRIQRIPGSTSDAIGSLLTMAYDGLGRVVSMGDAARNVVEVYRYDDQGLRTVVEVYQGTVAPSNLLRKQYRIYNEARQLVSEYELGLE
- a CDS encoding MptD family putative ECF transporter S component, with the translated sequence METLAQPKPAYWEVRELVVIGTFAAVVKVSSLVVALLGGGMNPLTLILKNLVFTSLLFILLCKVRKPGALMVFLVVSALLSVMLLGAGLMLIPASLVAGAVAELAMLALRRLGSTWVILLGVALYDLVSKSLSLAVSWAVVREQPQVLVMSAAIIAIGYLGSLLGLVAGLGFLKELRHAGIVHV
- a CDS encoding response regulator, which translates into the protein MRILMVDDSEILLQETRRAFWQAHRSWEVLLAATGDDALKILARDPVDLVITGLGLPDMDGADLIHRVREMQPAAVRIALADHPMAEWIEKAEGDLHRLFIKPLDAEFLVKVVESLDAEDDSERQGAIGAFVSGLSKIPSLPTLYTELVALLEREDAGMGEVARLIRKDVAVAAQVLRSANSVHSASNRPVSELGQAVALLGMDSLRALVLFRGLVSGSEAKPQGLDLEKLWLHSFEVAAGTRQLAALEGETRLADLAFSVGLLHDIGLVVLALDPSNGYRSLLERAQSSRMPLAVLEQETYGVDHTQVGAHLLRLWGLPPAFCRPVREHHAPPATAEGFPLSQALHLADARHGGGRSAGIFADGRWGLHPHLLADPARFARWKACLAMDGALGTS
- a CDS encoding NAD-dependent epimerase/dehydratase family protein; amino-acid sequence: MTVSRREFIQWSAGAAALAATGLDLSAAPAKAAGKPKRILILGGTGFLGPATIEIAQARGHQVAMFNRGKTRPDLFPGVEKLHGDRDPKKDEGLKALETGTWDAVIDNSGYYPRLVGASAALLAPRIKQYLYISSISAYKEPSPEGGTEDAPLATMADPTVETMGKTYENYGALKALCEQAAQKAMPGRATIIRPGFIVGPDDPTGRFTYWPVRFDKGGEIAVPGAPADPLQIIDVRDLAAWLVHLVEQGTMGVFNACGPEKRLAWGTVVDACGKAGAANAKPVWIPADFLAKREDVEFPIWAPYLGETKGFHTWRNDRAVKAGLRFRPAAETVKDTLAWFKTQEKAEKGRTKLAGPSPEAEAKLIAAWREASKPKG
- the hutX gene encoding heme utilization cystosolic carrier protein HutX; amino-acid sequence: MRDAATLAAAPILHVEGVGYAYPFAAGPALKELDFGIRPGEAVLCTGPSGCGKSTLIRLLNGLAPHHYRGRLEGRVAAVGRDTQTISVGDLARQVGTLFQDPEHQFLALNVADELAFAHEWRGAEPGLVRRRIVEAARRLGIQHLLERSVHELSEGQKQRVALAGLLSLEPAVLLLDEPSANLDPEATRDLAGLLADLKAAGLTLFIVDHRLYWLRDLVDRVLVMADGRLILDVPFECLDEEALRAGRGLRKARVEDLRNRLPDASVLPAWLELRDLAFGYPGHPPLFDGLSLDLPKGQVVGLVGPNGAGKTTLARLLGGLLPLKRGTLRIGGAEVRNLTGRVGLVLQNTDHQLHMRTVREELLACADPADEACRDRVEGLLTDFRLAALAHRHPQSLSGGEKQRLVLAMSLLRRPELLILDEPTSGLDGGDMGMIADHLEAAAREGACVLLISHDLELLERVCTCRADLGALLHPSSSRGPMTTLEAAALTEQIQATLDQQPGVMLSALAAQLGLPEGDVLPLLPAGMATPAPVEAFEEIWEDLRGWQKATFLAVTPGAVVEVAGPLPRGQKGHGMFNLHEPGNPLGGHLLIERLGAIWFVSKPHFGKESHSVQFYTREGQPMFGVYVGRSADRALLPDVKVRYLNLRRRFEKRN
- a CDS encoding glycerophosphodiester phosphodiesterase family protein; this encodes MSTAQPLILGHRGLSSQHLENSLEAFRAALAAGMDGFELDVQPTRDGVCAVLHDGDLCRTAQGSGFLRQMTAAELPLLRNGEPVPRLADVVDLPAKLINVELKGEPGWQQALAAVEAADALDRVLFSSFEHSEVLQLWAACPAARCGFLWETDEALDLTAEELADLPEALWLHPPLQAVKAAPALWEPYATRLALWGMKTPAEAADLPFAPAVLIADGI
- a CDS encoding energy-coupling factor transporter transmembrane protein EcfT yields the protein MRASFTSSDGPLTPLHRLDVRTKMLLSLACSVAVIALGSPAALGLLAAATGTYLALTRRWRIILVAHAGVLAVWLLALGFTMLLRKVSPQLGRSDGASLGVPFLRILILLHALLALALTSRIQGILTALKSLRLPYWIYIPAAIMVRFIPSLVEDLRQVAEAARIRGLPLNPAALLRRPWRSVRVFFVPMLFRALRTADELGVAAELKGVHARSVLSPYRQGRFRRLDVAALGLSLGLLAATFVVNARTPHQPVVRH